From one Melioribacteraceae bacterium genomic stretch:
- a CDS encoding type II toxin-antitoxin system PemK/MazF family toxin: MVSRFEIYYINLDPTIGYEIKKTRPCVVISPDEMNHNIRTIIIAPLTKILRNYPTRIPCKVEGKQGQIVLDQIRTIDKTRLIKKIGTLTNTTQKKVLNVLKEMFSD, from the coding sequence ATGGTCTCACGCTTTGAGATTTATTATATCAATTTAGACCCCACAATCGGGTATGAAATTAAAAAGACTCGTCCTTGTGTAGTTATTTCCCCGGATGAGATGAATCATAATATCCGGACTATAATAATTGCCCCACTAACCAAAATATTACGGAACTATCCAACTCGTATTCCTTGCAAAGTAGAAGGAAAGCAAGGTCAAATCGTATTAGATCAAATCAGAACAATCGACAAAACCAGACTTATTAAAAAGATAGGTACATTAACAAACACAACACAGAAAAAAGTATTAAATGTGCTGAAGGAAATGTTTTCTGATTAA
- a CDS encoding AbrB/MazE/SpoVT family DNA-binding domain-containing protein: MKAKIVKIGNSRGVRIPKSFIDESGLKNEVELEIEDGKIVIRPISKNRESWDSAFQKMAKDEDDVLLDSEALLKQTKWDEEEWEW, from the coding sequence ATGAAAGCAAAAATTGTAAAAATAGGAAATTCGCGTGGAGTTAGAATTCCTAAATCCTTTATTGATGAGAGTGGTCTTAAAAATGAGGTAGAACTTGAAATTGAAGATGGCAAAATAGTTATCAGACCAATATCAAAAAATAGAGAATCGTGGGATTCAGCTTTTCAAAAAATGGCAAAAGATGAAGACGATGTTTTGTTGGATTCGGAAGCATTGTTAAAACAAACAAAATGGGATGAAGAAGAATGGGAATGGTAA
- a CDS encoding STAS domain-containing protein — MKFSTSEVYNASVFAFKGKLMGGPEAQDFHDALAKVLGSGKKNVIVDMSDVKFVNSSGLGNIVRAFSTVKDAGGHMKLAGVTDKIDGLLSITKLNSVFEQYPSVEEASKSF, encoded by the coding sequence ATGAAATTCAGTACTAGCGAAGTATATAACGCTTCAGTATTTGCGTTCAAAGGAAAATTAATGGGCGGACCCGAAGCACAAGATTTTCATGATGCACTTGCAAAAGTTTTAGGTTCAGGTAAGAAAAATGTTATCGTCGATATGAGTGATGTTAAATTTGTTAATAGCTCGGGTCTCGGTAATATTGTCCGTGCATTCAGCACAGTTAAAGATGCCGGCGGTCACATGAAACTTGCGGGCGTTACAGATAAGATCGACGGATTGCTTTCAATTACAAAACTAAACAGCGTATTTGAACAATACCCATCCGTTGAAGAAGCTTCTAAAAGTTTTTAA
- a CDS encoding outer membrane beta-barrel protein: protein MSYKYVLYVLFLISFSISAQVKIFKGCYSIGGSISYSERSYQQPKATETVFEFRPTIGYFFINNLYTSININYTNDKDLQYPKESWSFGPGIRYYFPIDRIAPFAGINYMLRHEDPKFEYSGSHNTEDINFLGGVNYFLSNSVALELSIIYSIIDTEYECGPADNCDPAYLKESNAFRLGLGVNYFLD, encoded by the coding sequence ATGAGTTATAAATATGTGCTTTATGTTTTATTTCTTATCTCTTTTTCAATTTCTGCTCAAGTCAAAATATTCAAGGGATGTTATTCAATCGGTGGGTCAATCTCCTACTCTGAAAGGTCTTATCAACAGCCAAAAGCAACAGAGACAGTTTTTGAATTTCGTCCAACAATTGGGTATTTCTTTATTAATAATTTATACACATCAATAAATATAAATTACACCAATGATAAAGATCTGCAATATCCAAAAGAGAGTTGGAGTTTTGGTCCGGGTATAAGGTATTATTTTCCGATCGATAGAATTGCTCCGTTTGCCGGAATAAACTATATGCTGCGGCATGAGGATCCAAAATTTGAGTACAGCGGATCGCACAACACCGAAGATATAAACTTTCTCGGCGGAGTAAATTACTTTTTATCCAATAGTGTCGCACTGGAATTAAGTATTATTTATTCAATCATAGATACGGAATACGAATGCGGTCCAGCCGATAATTGTGATCCGGCTTATTTAAAGGAAAGTAACGCATTTAGACTTGGCTTAGGTGTAAATTATTTTTTGGATTAA